AGGGGGAAAGGGGCTCAGCCCGGGCCCAGGCGCAGCACCCGTAGGAGGTCTTGCTCGTAAGCCTCCAGGGTAGGGTAGCGGCGCAGGCGGTGGGCCCCCTCCCCCAGGAGCCAGGCCGCGCCGCTTCCGGCGAGAACGGCTCCGGCGAGCGAGAGGAAGGCCTCCTCGGCGTCGGCCTCGGTAGGGATGAGGAGACGGGGGTCGAACCGGTGGGTCTCGAAGCGCAGGGCCTTTGCGGGGCCCGCCCCCCCGGAAGGGCTCTCCAGGAAGAGGTCGAGCACCAGGTTGGCCTCGGCGGCGTCGTCCACGGCGGCGGCAGCCATGGCCCGGACCCGGCTCAGGGTGAGGGCGTGCTCCGACCCGGAGACCTCCAGCCGCAGCACCCCGTCCGCCAGGGCGAGGGGTGCGGCGGAAACCGCCCGGAGGGTCCCGCCCGTTCCGGGAACCGGCGCGGACGGCGCCCGGGGGGACTTCTCGGCTGCCGCCGGGCTCCGGCGCTCCTCCTGCCGGGGAGCAGCGGGGCGGGACACCGGTCCCTCCGGAGGCGGCCCCCCCTGGAGCTCGGCCCGCACGGCCTCGGGAAGATCGGATCGGGAGAGGGCGAGCGCCACCAGGCGCTCCCGGGCCTCGCCGGCCGCCACCCGCGCCAGTCGGGCCACCGCCTGGGGCGAGACGTCGGCGCGCACGGTGGCGGCGGCCGCGTCCGCGACCCGGGCCGCGTCGCCCGGGCGGCCCAGGGCCGCCAGGGCTTCGGCGAGCCCCAGCGCGGCGGGAAGAGAGACGCGGACCCCGGTTTCGTTGCTTTGAAGCTCCTGCCAGAGCTGGAATGCCTCCTCGGCCTCCCCCCGCTCCAGACAGCGGCGAAGCCCCAGGATTGCCTGCTGGGCGGCGTCCCCCGCCGGCCTCGTGGCGCCCTGGGTGTCCCAAGGCGCGGGGGGGCGCGGCACGGTCCCCGCGGGGCTGTGGCCGCGGCTCGGAGACGACCCGGCGGTCGCGAGGGCGCCGTTGCCTCGGGGCCCCCACCGCAGGGCGGCGGCCCCCAGGGCTCCCAGTGCCAGGGCGGTGCCGTGGGCCCAGAGGGGCGCGGCCCGGCTCGCTACGGCCGGGCCCACGAGGTCGGGGGAGAGGAGCCCCAGGGCTTCCCGCAGGCCCCAGGCCGGGAGCACCGCCCAGCCGGGAACCGAGAAGGTGCCCGTGCGGCTGCTTCCGAGCCAGTAGGCGAAGCAGAGCGTGTCGCGGCATCGGAGCACCGCCAGCGCCCCCACCACCGCCGCCGCGAGCCCCGAGGCCCCCACCAGGGCGGCGTGGAGCCCCGGGTGGCGCAGGGCGAAGACGCCGGCCCCGGCTGCGGCCGCGGCCAGCCCGAAGGCCGCGAGGAAGCCCGGGCCCCACTCCTCTTCCAGAAAGGGCATGGCCAGGTGCAGGAGCACGAGGTTGAGGAAGAGCGGCACGAACCCGGCGTGGAGGAACAGGTGGGTGGCAAACGCCAGGGGCGAGAGGTCCGCCGGCACGACGCCCAGACGCCAGTGGGGCGTCCCCGCGAGGACGTCGAACCCGCTGCGCGCCAGGCCGTCGAGCTCTGCCTGCTCCAGGGCGAGGAACTTGCCCGGGGCACCGCCCGACCCTGGGCCAGCGGGGGCCCCGGCCGGGTTCCGCGCCCGAGCCCCGAGCCTGGGGTCGAGGGTCAGATACGGCCGCGCCTCGTGGATGAGCCGGGCATCCTCCAGTGTGCGGACCGCCGGTCCGATCCGGTTGCTCCCCCCCAACCCGGAGGCCAGGAACAGGAGCGCACACGCGGCCAAAACTCCATAGGTGAGCCAGGGGCGGCGGGATGGAGCGCCGCCGGTGCCGGCGAGGGGGAGGAGCATCGGGGCCTCCGGAGGCCGGCGCCTCAGTAGTGGCAGCGGCGGCAGAACTGGCGCTGGGCGCCCACGTTCTCCGAGATGTTCAGCTTCGACACGTCGCGTTGGGAGTGGGCCGTGTGGCAGCTGTCACAGCCCAGGCGCCTTCCCGGGCGGGAGGGGTCGGTGCTTCCCTCCACCGGGTGTCCCGCGATGGGATGCCCGGCGGTGGTTTGCGCCACGTCGGGGTGACAGCGCCCGCAGAACGCGTTGCCCTCCGCCGCGGTAAGCATCACCGTGGCTCCGCCGTGGGGGTTGTGGCACTGCGTGCAGGACACCTTTCCGTGGAGGGAGCGTTCCACGGGCAGGGGTATGGTCTGGGAGTGGCAGTGCAGGCACAGGGTCGTGGTGTCTTCGCGCACCAGCGAAGGCGTGGGCCCGCCGTGGGGGTCGTGGCACACCAGGCAGCCCCCGGCGGCGAGGGGACCGTGCACGAACTTATGGTTGCCCAGCACCTTGGCCAGGA
This DNA window, taken from Thermodesulfobacteriota bacterium, encodes the following:
- a CDS encoding rhomboid family intramembrane serine protease: MLLPLAGTGGAPSRRPWLTYGVLAACALLFLASGLGGSNRIGPAVRTLEDARLIHEARPYLTLDPRLGARARNPAGAPAGPGSGGAPGKFLALEQAELDGLARSGFDVLAGTPHWRLGVVPADLSPLAFATHLFLHAGFVPLFLNLVLLHLAMPFLEEEWGPGFLAAFGLAAAAAGAGVFALRHPGLHAALVGASGLAAAVVGALAVLRCRDTLCFAYWLGSSRTGTFSVPGWAVLPAWGLREALGLLSPDLVGPAVASRAAPLWAHGTALALGALGAAALRWGPRGNGALATAGSSPSRGHSPAGTVPRPPAPWDTQGATRPAGDAAQQAILGLRRCLERGEAEEAFQLWQELQSNETGVRVSLPAALGLAEALAALGRPGDAARVADAAAATVRADVSPQAVARLARVAAGEARERLVALALSRSDLPEAVRAELQGGPPPEGPVSRPAAPRQEERRSPAAAEKSPRAPSAPVPGTGGTLRAVSAAPLALADGVLRLEVSGSEHALTLSRVRAMAAAAVDDAAEANLVLDLFLESPSGGAGPAKALRFETHRFDPRLLIPTEADAEEAFLSLAGAVLAGSGAAWLLGEGAHRLRRYPTLEAYEQDLLRVLRLGPG